In a single window of the Anaerotruncus rubiinfantis genome:
- a CDS encoding TspO/MBR family protein, which yields MNATIRLKPLMVSIAIPLLGGFLSSLLSKDMKSVYQSLTLPSFAPPSWVFGVAWPVLYLLIGIAAYLIWTSDAPEANRIQALTFYDVQLALNFLWSPLFFRFGLFQIAFWELCAILVLTVITTACFGMIRKSAAWLMAPYLLWLAYAAALNRAVVALN from the coding sequence ATGAATGCAACAATCCGTTTAAAACCATTGATGGTTTCGATTGCAATTCCGTTGTTGGGCGGCTTTCTCAGCAGCCTGCTTTCCAAAGACATGAAAAGCGTCTACCAGTCTCTGACGCTGCCGTCCTTTGCGCCGCCGTCCTGGGTATTCGGCGTAGCCTGGCCGGTGCTTTACCTGCTCATTGGGATCGCCGCTTACCTGATATGGACATCGGACGCCCCAGAAGCGAACCGCATACAGGCGCTCACCTTTTATGATGTGCAGCTGGCGCTCAATTTCCTGTGGAGTCCGCTGTTTTTCCGATTTGGGCTTTTTCAGATTGCGTTTTGGGAGCTTTGCGCCATATTGGTGTTGACGGTCATTACAACAGCCTGTTTCGGCATGATCCGGAAAAGCGCCGCATGGCTGATGGCGCCCTATCTCTTATGGCTGGCCTATGCGGCGGCGCTGAACCGTGCGGTTGTCGCACTCAACTGA
- a CDS encoding chromate transporter — protein MLKRQSEAGVDALVRKEHPSPAMKDLSQLPKLFVSFFKIGAFTFGGGYAMIPLIQRETVENHHWITDDDILDMLAIAESTPGVVAVNSATFVGYRVAGFWGALIATFGVALPSFIVISILSLFIMEYKKIQWLNWVFDGIRAGVVVLIFNAAIKLGKQCPKNVFVGVVIMLAFIGAAVFNLPVIGMLILAAIAGIVREVLLSKKGAAKEGEQ, from the coding sequence ATGTTAAAAAGACAATCAGAAGCCGGCGTGGACGCGCTGGTTCGGAAGGAGCATCCATCCCCAGCTATGAAAGACCTTTCACAATTACCCAAGCTGTTCGTGTCGTTTTTCAAGATCGGCGCGTTTACCTTCGGCGGCGGCTACGCCATGATCCCACTCATCCAGAGAGAAACTGTGGAAAACCATCACTGGATCACCGACGACGATATCCTTGATATGCTCGCCATCGCGGAATCCACCCCCGGCGTTGTCGCAGTCAACTCCGCCACTTTCGTCGGCTACCGGGTCGCGGGTTTCTGGGGTGCTCTGATCGCCACCTTCGGCGTGGCGCTCCCATCGTTTATTGTCATCTCGATCCTTTCCCTCTTCATCATGGAGTATAAAAAAATCCAATGGCTCAACTGGGTGTTCGATGGCATCCGGGCCGGCGTGGTGGTGCTCATCTTCAACGCTGCCATCAAACTTGGTAAACAGTGCCCGAAAAATGTCTTTGTGGGCGTGGTTATAATGCTTGCCTTTATCGGTGCGGCGGTGTTTAATCTGCCGGTCATCGGTATGCTCATTCTGGCCGCGATCGCGGGCATCGTCCGTGAGGTCCTCCTCTCTAAAAAAGGCGCCGCAAAGGAGGGTGAACAATGA
- a CDS encoding chromate transporter: MSIFPALFLTFFKIGLFTIGGGYAMIPMIQQDILSHGWLAQDQLIDFIAISESTPGPFAVNIATFVGMEKGGLLGAACATLGVILPSFLILLLIAKWFTSFQDNSCVKAALYGLRPAVVGLIGAAAFSIFLANVMGVSSLTAVFGHMPAVSWRAILIVVLVFLFSRWKKKLHPIWLILFSGALGFLFHTLLPMIP; encoded by the coding sequence ATGAGCATTTTCCCCGCCCTCTTTCTGACCTTTTTTAAAATTGGCCTCTTTACCATCGGTGGCGGCTATGCCATGATCCCGATGATCCAGCAGGACATCCTCTCCCACGGCTGGCTCGCACAGGATCAGCTGATCGATTTTATCGCCATCAGCGAATCCACGCCCGGTCCCTTCGCGGTCAATATCGCAACTTTTGTCGGCATGGAAAAAGGCGGGCTGCTGGGCGCGGCCTGCGCAACACTTGGCGTGATTCTGCCGTCTTTCCTCATCCTCCTGCTCATTGCCAAATGGTTCACAAGCTTCCAGGACAACTCCTGTGTCAAAGCCGCTCTCTACGGCCTGCGCCCCGCAGTGGTCGGGCTCATCGGCGCGGCCGCGTTTTCGATCTTCCTTGCGAACGTCATGGGGGTCTCCTCGCTTACCGCCGTCTTTGGACATATGCCCGCGGTGAGCTGGCGGGCGATCCTCATCGTCGTCTTGGTGTTCCTTTTCAGCCGCTGGAAAAAGAAGCTCCACCCCATCTGGCTCATCCTGTTTTCCGGCGCGCTCGGTTTTCTGTTCCATACGCTGCTGCCCATGATTCCTTAG
- the nth gene encoding endonuclease III yields the protein MKKKDIALKAIELLKQEYPDAICSLEYRKPHELLIATRLAAQCTDARVNIVCKDLFAKYQTIEDFADAQLSDIENMIRSCGFYKIKAKDIINMCIMLRDVYGGVMPDTVEELVKLPGIGRKTANLMVGDIFGKPAIVVDTHCIRLTNLLGLTEGKDPVKIEDQLRKILPPEESNDFCHRLVLHGRAVCVARRPQCDKCVLNVCCKHYKDTYKLK from the coding sequence ATGAAGAAAAAAGACATCGCGCTAAAAGCAATCGAACTGTTGAAGCAGGAATATCCCGACGCGATCTGTTCGCTTGAATACCGCAAGCCACATGAGCTGCTCATCGCAACCCGGCTGGCGGCCCAATGCACCGACGCACGGGTCAACATCGTCTGCAAAGACCTGTTCGCCAAATATCAGACCATTGAGGATTTTGCAGACGCACAGCTTTCCGATATTGAAAATATGATCCGTTCCTGCGGGTTTTACAAGATCAAGGCCAAAGATATCATCAATATGTGCATCATGCTCCGCGACGTTTACGGCGGTGTGATGCCGGATACGGTCGAGGAGCTCGTAAAGCTCCCCGGTATCGGCCGCAAGACCGCCAACCTCATGGTTGGCGACATCTTCGGGAAGCCCGCCATTGTGGTAGATACCCATTGTATCCGGCTGACCAACCTGCTCGGCCTCACCGAAGGCAAAGATCCGGTGAAAATTGAGGATCAGCTGCGCAAAATCCTCCCGCCGGAGGAATCGAACGACTTTTGCCACCGGCTGGTGTTGCATGGCCGCGCGGTCTGCGTGGCGCGGCGGCCGCAGTGCGACAAATGCGTCCTGAACGTCTGTTGCAAGCACTACAAGGATACCTATAAGCTCAAATAA
- the hslO gene encoding Hsp33 family molecular chaperone HslO gives MGKLIRTIAADGSAVCTAIDSTDIVAELERIHRPSATVTAALGRLVTAASIMGQMLKNETDSVTIRVAGSGPAGSLIAVSDSLGNPRGYVANPIVEIPLNRYGKLDVAGAVGTDGTLSVIKDVGLPEPSIGSVPLVSGEIAEDITSYFAVSEQTPTVCALGVLVNPDLSVRAAGGYLIQLLPGADDAVIGRVEENLQNVQPITAMIDSGMTPWDVIQTVFAGFEPQVLDEAEPVYRCNCSKQRVERALLSIGREELEKLADEQDVTEVECHFCDKKYSFTREDLQMLLKR, from the coding sequence ATGGGAAAACTGATACGTACGATCGCGGCGGACGGCTCGGCAGTCTGCACCGCGATCGATTCCACCGATATCGTGGCGGAACTCGAACGAATCCATCGTCCGAGCGCGACCGTTACGGCGGCGCTCGGACGGCTGGTCACAGCTGCTTCGATCATGGGGCAGATGCTGAAAAACGAAACCGACAGCGTCACCATCCGGGTGGCGGGCAGCGGCCCCGCCGGGTCGCTCATCGCTGTTTCGGACAGTCTGGGGAACCCGCGCGGCTATGTCGCCAATCCGATTGTCGAGATCCCGCTCAACCGTTACGGAAAGCTTGACGTGGCGGGCGCGGTCGGCACTGACGGAACCCTTTCGGTCATCAAGGACGTGGGCCTGCCGGAACCGTCGATCGGCTCGGTTCCGCTGGTTTCGGGCGAGATCGCGGAGGATATCACCAGCTACTTTGCCGTAAGCGAACAGACGCCGACCGTCTGCGCGCTTGGCGTTCTGGTGAACCCGGATCTTTCGGTGCGGGCGGCGGGCGGATACCTGATCCAGCTGCTGCCCGGCGCGGACGACGCGGTGATTGGCCGCGTTGAAGAGAACCTGCAAAATGTCCAGCCGATCACTGCGATGATCGATTCCGGGATGACGCCTTGGGACGTTATCCAAACGGTGTTCGCGGGGTTTGAACCACAGGTGCTCGACGAGGCCGAGCCGGTTTACCGCTGTAACTGCTCGAAGCAGCGGGTGGAACGGGCGCTTCTGAGCATCGGCCGCGAGGAGCTGGAAAAGCTCGCGGACGAACAGGATGTAACCGAGGTGGAATGCCATTTCTGTGACAAGAAGTATTCTTTCACACGTGAGGATTTGCAGATGCTGTTAAAGCGCTGA
- a CDS encoding class I SAM-dependent DNA methyltransferase gives MPYSVFAAYYDRLTGEIDYKRRAEYFDRLIRQHIEVTGETILLDLGCGTGSLTVELAALGYDVIGVDGSADMLSEAVSKQGDRPVLYLCQKFDALDLFGTIDVAVCALDSLNHLPDTAALERAFARVSLFTVPGGLFLFDVNTEYKHREVLGQNTFVYDLDDLYCVWQNTTDKALRTRISLDFFVREGKTYTRQSESFCERAFTHAQILDVLSRTGYELLAVYAGDTTGPVGETTQRAVYVARKKETEGI, from the coding sequence ATGCCCTACAGCGTTTTTGCCGCTTATTACGACCGCCTCACCGGGGAGATCGATTATAAACGGCGCGCGGAATATTTTGACCGCTTGATCAGGCAGCATATCGAGGTGACCGGCGAGACGATCCTGCTCGACCTTGGGTGCGGGACAGGCAGCCTTACGGTCGAGCTTGCCGCTTTGGGTTACGATGTGATCGGTGTGGACGGCAGCGCGGATATGCTGTCTGAAGCTGTGTCCAAGCAGGGGGACAGGCCGGTCCTTTATCTTTGCCAGAAGTTCGATGCGCTTGACCTGTTTGGAACAATCGACGTTGCGGTCTGCGCGCTCGACAGCCTCAACCACCTGCCGGATACGGCAGCGCTTGAACGGGCATTTGCCAGGGTGTCCCTCTTTACTGTGCCGGGAGGGCTCTTCCTGTTCGATGTGAATACCGAATATAAGCACCGGGAGGTGCTGGGCCAGAACACCTTTGTCTATGATTTGGACGATCTTTACTGCGTGTGGCAGAACACCACCGACAAGGCGCTTCGCACCCGGATCTCGCTTGACTTTTTCGTGCGTGAGGGGAAAACCTATACCCGGCAGAGCGAAAGCTTCTGCGAACGGGCTTTTACGCATGCGCAGATTCTGGACGTGCTGTCCCGCACCGGATATGAGCTGCTTGCGGTGTACGCGGGAGATACCACCGGCCCGGTGGGAGAAACGACTCAGCGCGCGGTCTATGTGGCGCGCAAAAAAGAAACAGAAGGAATTTAA
- a CDS encoding YerC/YecD family TrpR-related protein, translated as MNTKLKDMNVDYLFKAILSLETMEECYNFFEDLCTVPELKALSQRLEVARMLSEGRVYSDIVAKTGASTATISRVNRSLNYGSDGYKVVFERVRD; from the coding sequence ATGAACACAAAACTGAAAGACATGAACGTGGATTACCTGTTTAAAGCAATCCTTTCGCTGGAAACGATGGAGGAATGCTATAACTTTTTTGAGGATCTGTGCACCGTTCCGGAACTCAAAGCGCTCTCTCAGCGGCTCGAAGTGGCCCGGATGCTTTCGGAAGGCCGCGTTTACAGCGACATTGTGGCGAAAACCGGTGCGTCCACCGCGACCATCAGCCGTGTAAACCGTTCGCTCAACTACGGCAGTGACGGTTACAAGGTTGTATTTGAACGGGTGCGTGACTGA
- a CDS encoding AAA family ATPase: protein MNDLYIRRIFLDGPLSESGYLEKLPLVKNLLRQGGIDFTQRVTFFVGENGTGKSTLLEALAVVWGFNPEGGSRNFAFSTADSHSALCKNLRIWRGPVRPRDGFFLRAESFYNVASYIDELDRAPGLSPKLIDSYGGRSLHGQSHGESFLSLVMNRFGGNGLYILDEPEAALSPSRQMALLARIVSLAEDGSQLLIATHSPILLACPKAQILELSAEGITTMPYEQTEHYQLTKAFLNNPERMLRYLLEDDPAKQ from the coding sequence ATGAACGACCTTTATATCCGCAGGATTTTTCTGGACGGGCCGCTTTCAGAGAGCGGCTATCTCGAAAAGCTCCCGCTGGTGAAAAACCTTCTCCGGCAGGGTGGGATTGATTTTACACAGCGGGTGACTTTTTTTGTCGGGGAGAATGGAACGGGAAAATCGACTTTGCTCGAAGCGCTGGCGGTCGTCTGGGGTTTTAACCCCGAGGGTGGCAGCCGCAATTTTGCGTTTTCCACAGCGGATTCGCATTCGGCGCTCTGCAAAAATTTGCGTATCTGGCGCGGGCCGGTGCGTCCGAGGGACGGGTTCTTTCTGCGGGCCGAGAGTTTCTACAATGTCGCGAGCTACATCGATGAACTTGACCGCGCGCCGGGCCTTTCCCCAAAACTTATCGACAGCTACGGCGGCAGATCGCTGCACGGACAGAGCCACGGGGAGAGCTTCCTGTCTCTGGTGATGAACCGCTTCGGCGGGAACGGGCTCTATATTCTCGATGAACCGGAAGCCGCTCTTTCGCCGTCACGGCAGATGGCCCTGCTCGCGCGGATCGTTTCGCTCGCGGAGGACGGTTCGCAGCTTCTCATCGCGACCCATTCACCGATCCTGCTTGCCTGCCCAAAGGCGCAGATCCTGGAACTCAGCGCGGAAGGCATCACCACTATGCCGTACGAACAAACAGAACATTATCAGCTCACAAAAGCCTTCCTTAACAATCCCGAGCGGATGCTCCGCTACCTTTTGGAGGATGATCCCGCGAAGCAATAA